The Methylomarinum vadi genome has a window encoding:
- a CDS encoding phytoene/squalene synthase family protein gives MNGPQISIEKPETLLPLADDELQAILLEGVSRTFALTIPQLPSSLYPAVANAYLLCRIVDTIEDEVSLSAEQKKYFCRQFIEIVKSGKNSRQFADELSPLLSEQTIPAEHSLIRLTPRVIDITHSFDQEQIDALAECVETMANGMPIFQAQDLHAGLKTMADMDRYCYYVAGCVGEMLARLFCHYSPEINQHREKLLKLSVSFGQGLQMTNILKDIWDDAKRGVCWLPQDIFSETGFDLGTLTPETNDEHFRQGLEHLISIAHGHLHNALIYTQLIPSHETGIRNFCLWALGMAVLTLKKIKENLDFNDSSQVKITRKSVKATIFATKLAVRSNTLLSLLFTITSRKLKTPDWQYSPQLPAGQ, from the coding sequence ATGAACGGACCTCAGATTTCCATTGAAAAACCGGAAACACTGCTGCCTCTGGCCGACGACGAGTTGCAAGCCATTTTATTGGAAGGCGTATCCCGCACTTTCGCCTTGACCATTCCGCAACTTCCAAGCAGTCTTTATCCGGCGGTCGCCAATGCCTATTTGTTATGCCGCATCGTCGACACCATAGAAGACGAGGTTTCCTTAAGCGCCGAGCAAAAAAAATATTTTTGCCGGCAATTTATCGAGATCGTTAAAAGCGGAAAAAATTCCCGGCAATTCGCCGACGAGTTATCTCCATTGCTGTCCGAACAAACCATTCCCGCCGAACACAGTCTGATTCGCCTGACCCCCAGGGTTATCGACATCACGCATTCGTTCGACCAAGAACAAATCGATGCGTTGGCCGAGTGTGTCGAAACCATGGCCAACGGCATGCCGATATTTCAGGCGCAGGATCTGCACGCGGGCCTGAAAACGATGGCCGACATGGACCGCTATTGCTATTACGTGGCCGGCTGCGTCGGCGAGATGTTGGCTCGATTGTTCTGCCATTATTCGCCCGAGATCAACCAACACCGGGAGAAATTGCTGAAACTGTCGGTTTCCTTCGGCCAAGGCTTACAGATGACCAATATCCTCAAGGACATCTGGGACGACGCCAAACGCGGCGTGTGCTGGCTGCCGCAGGATATTTTCAGCGAAACCGGGTTCGACCTCGGCACGCTGACTCCGGAAACCAATGACGAACATTTCCGCCAGGGTCTCGAACATTTAATCAGCATCGCCCACGGCCATCTCCATAACGCCTTGATTTACACCCAGTTGATTCCCTCCCATGAAACGGGTATCCGGAACTTCTGTCTTTGGGCGCTGGGCATGGCCGTGTTGACCTTGAAAAAAATCAAGGAAAACCTGGACTTTAACGATTCCAGCCAGGTGAAAATAACCCGCAAGAGCGTTAAAGCCACTATTTTTGCAACCAAACTGGCTGTGCGCAGCAACACTTTGTTGTCTTTGCTTTTTACTATTACCAGCCGAAAACTGAAAACACCCGATTGGCAGTATTCTCCACAATTGCCCGCAGGACAATAA
- the shc gene encoding squalene--hopene cyclase yields the protein MFTEAEVEISNETSSSSASSGINRSALEQAIEKAQDHLLKLQDKEGYWLFELEADCTIPAEYIMMMHYLGEIDEALQAKIAVYLRSRQSEDGSYPLFTGGDGDLSCSIKVYYALKMAGDSVEAPHMKKLRDYILSQGGAAKANVFTRIALAMFEQLPWRGVPYIPVEIMLLPKWFPFHLDKVSYWSRTVMVPLFILCTLKAKAKNPHNVGILELFVIHPDKEKHYFPERTLLNKFFLGLDKLGRLTRPLIPRSMHERAIQKALDWFTERLNGEDGLGGIFPAMVNAYEAMLLLGMPKDHPNVVIARKSIDKLLVVKDDYAYCQPCLSPVWDTGLAALALIEADKHGNKDSLNNAFEWLKSKQLTDEPGDWQVSRPGLPGGGWAFQFNNAYYPDVDDTAVVAFGMAESELADMDQSIHQATRWIVGMQSNNGGYGAFDVDNTYYYLNEIPFADHGALLDPPTVDVSARCAMLMARVAKEHDEYLPALQRTIDYIRSEQENDGSWFGRWGTNYIYGTWSVLLGLEQTDVPKSDPMYRKAVDWLKSVQREDGGWGEDNKSYHDEHKYRGKYHFSTAFQTAWAVLGLIAAGEVNSKEVRDGIKFLLKAQQEDGVWDDKCFTAPGFPRVFYLKYHGYDKFFPLWALARYRNELMKQ from the coding sequence ATGTTTACAGAAGCCGAAGTAGAAATTAGCAACGAAACATCAAGCAGCTCCGCTTCATCAGGCATCAATCGCAGCGCGCTTGAACAGGCCATTGAAAAGGCACAGGACCATCTGCTGAAACTACAAGACAAGGAAGGCTATTGGTTGTTCGAACTGGAAGCCGACTGCACCATCCCGGCCGAGTACATCATGATGATGCATTACCTGGGTGAGATCGACGAAGCACTGCAAGCCAAAATTGCCGTTTATTTACGCAGCCGCCAATCCGAGGACGGCAGCTATCCGTTATTCACCGGCGGAGATGGCGATCTGAGTTGCAGCATCAAGGTCTATTACGCGCTGAAAATGGCCGGCGACTCGGTCGAAGCGCCGCACATGAAAAAATTGCGAGACTACATACTCAGCCAAGGCGGCGCGGCCAAGGCCAATGTATTTACCCGTATCGCCCTAGCCATGTTCGAGCAACTGCCCTGGCGCGGGGTACCCTATATTCCGGTGGAAATCATGCTGCTGCCGAAGTGGTTCCCGTTTCATCTGGACAAGGTTTCCTATTGGTCGCGTACCGTGATGGTGCCGCTGTTTATCCTGTGTACCTTGAAAGCCAAGGCAAAAAACCCGCATAACGTCGGCATCCTGGAACTATTTGTCATCCATCCGGACAAGGAAAAACACTATTTTCCGGAAAGGACCCTGTTGAACAAATTTTTCCTGGGCCTGGACAAGCTTGGCCGCCTTACCCGCCCCCTGATTCCGCGCAGCATGCATGAACGCGCCATACAAAAAGCCTTGGACTGGTTTACCGAGCGCCTCAACGGCGAAGACGGCTTGGGCGGTATATTTCCTGCCATGGTCAATGCCTACGAGGCCATGCTGCTGCTTGGCATGCCCAAGGACCATCCCAATGTCGTCATCGCCCGCAAGTCGATAGATAAACTCCTCGTCGTCAAGGACGACTACGCCTATTGCCAGCCCTGCCTGTCACCGGTCTGGGATACCGGCCTCGCGGCCCTGGCATTGATCGAAGCCGACAAGCACGGTAACAAAGACAGTCTCAATAACGCCTTCGAATGGCTTAAATCGAAACAATTGACCGACGAGCCGGGCGATTGGCAGGTTTCCCGTCCCGGTTTGCCTGGCGGCGGCTGGGCCTTCCAATTCAACAACGCTTATTATCCCGATGTCGACGACACCGCCGTGGTCGCCTTCGGCATGGCCGAATCCGAACTCGCAGACATGGACCAATCGATTCATCAGGCGACCCGCTGGATCGTCGGCATGCAATCGAACAACGGGGGTTACGGCGCCTTCGACGTCGACAACACCTATTATTATCTGAACGAAATTCCGTTTGCCGATCACGGCGCGCTGTTAGACCCGCCTACGGTCGATGTCAGCGCCCGTTGCGCAATGCTGATGGCCCGCGTCGCCAAGGAACACGACGAATATTTGCCGGCGCTGCAACGCACCATCGACTACATCCGTAGCGAACAAGAGAATGACGGTTCCTGGTTCGGCCGCTGGGGCACCAACTACATCTATGGCACCTGGTCGGTCCTGTTGGGCCTGGAACAAACCGACGTCCCCAAAAGCGACCCGATGTACCGCAAGGCGGTCGATTGGCTCAAAAGCGTGCAACGAGAAGACGGCGGTTGGGGCGAGGACAACAAAAGCTACCACGACGAGCACAAATATCGCGGCAAATATCATTTCAGCACGGCATTTCAAACGGCCTGGGCCGTCCTGGGCCTGATCGCGGCCGGCGAAGTGAACAGCAAGGAAGTGAGGGACGGCATTAAGTTCCTGCTGAAAGCTCAGCAAGAAGACGGCGTCTGGGATGACAAATGCTTTACCGCGCCAGGCTTTCCCCGGGTTTTCTATTTGAAATATCATGGCTACGACAAGTTTTTCCCGCTGTGGGCATTGGCCAGATACCGTAACGAGCTGATGAAACAGTGA